Proteins encoded by one window of Salvia splendens isolate huo1 chromosome 14, SspV2, whole genome shotgun sequence:
- the LOC121764659 gene encoding uncharacterized protein LOC121764659 isoform X3, which translates to MLCPIHKASQLPNDTPQFESTKNSKSSAERKSYIHQDKVKTIISNNLTGSKPEELGNLTSLINLQLGANHLEALVGLGYPVGYSSGYWNYCHQVHTSVVMIHRREI; encoded by the exons ATGCTATGTCCGATTCATAAAGCATCTCAACTGCCAAATGATACGCCTCAATTTGAATCAACGAAGAATAGTAAATCTTCTGCTGAAAG AAAATCTTATATCCATCAAGATAAAGTGAAAACCATTATATCTAATAACTTGACAG GTAGCAAACCAGAGGAACTTGGAAACCTCACTTCCCTCATAAATTTACAGCTTGGTGCAAATCACTTG GAGGCACTAGTTGGGTTGGGCTATCCTGTTGGCTATTCCAGTGGTTACTGGAATTATTGCCACcag GTTCACACATCGGTAGTTATGATACATCGGAGAGAGATTTAA
- the LOC121765332 gene encoding probable sodium/metabolite cotransporter BASS4, chloroplastic isoform X2, translating to MARALQALIPNHPVTGIPYFRYLSQISSHDLPPFPHRKANVAPLLWELRSVHRIRSIRASAKSLEGNEEGEGEKRLPEVASPNWTKSLAKIASDNFLPLALICGVLLGLANPGPGCLADKLCVSKISTFGIFVISGLTLRSDEIGAATEAWPVGLFGLASILFFTPLFSKIILMLNLQPQEFVTGLAIFCCMPTTLSSGVALTRLAGGNSALALAMTLVSNLLGILIIPYAISKLIATGVGVAIPTEKLLKSLVLTLLVPLILGKVARELSKGIADFVDGNRKLLAAISAIFLSSAPWIQVSRSRSLLLMVKPGVFLVAVVLGVILHLALFSFNALLIPSLSLITGGSKSPFTKKENTSALLLVASQKTLPVMIAVVEQLGGALGASGLLVLPCVAAHLNQIIIDSFIVSLWKQKESSFENAKIA from the exons ATGGCGCGAGCACTCCAAGCCCTTATCCCCAATCATCCGGTCACAGGAATTCCATATTTCCGGTATCTGAGTCAGATTTCCTCCCATGATTTGCCCCCCTTTCCCCATCGCAAGGCCAATGTAGCACCTCTTCTTTGGGAGCTCCGTTCAGTTCACAGAATCCGCAGTATTAGAGCAAGTGCCAAGTCCCTTGAG GGAAatgaagaaggagaaggagaaaagCGGCTTCCAGAAGTTGCGAGTCCAAATTGGACCAAATCATTAGCTAAGATTGCTTCTGATAATTTCCTACCTTTAG CTCTTATATGTGGAGTATTATTGGGACTTGCAAATCCTGGCCCCGGTTGTCTTGCTGATAAACTTTGTGTGTCAAAAATTAGTACTTTTGGGATATTTGTAATTTCAG GACTGACGCTGCGCAGTGATGAAATTGGCGCTGCTACTGAAGCATGGCCAGTTGGACTGTTTGGGCTG gcttcaattttattttttactcccttGTTCTCGAAGATCATATTGATGCTCAATCTCCAGCCACAGGAATTTGTTACAG GACTTGCTATATTTTGCTGTATGCCTACAACTCTATCTAGTGGAGTGGCTTTGACACGG CTAGCTGGAGGGAACTCTGCTCTTGCACTTGCGATGACCTTGGTATCAAATCTATTGGGAATTCTAATT ATACCTTATGCTATCTCAAAACTCATAGCTACGGGAGTTGGGGTAGCTATTCCAACTGAAAAGTTGTTAAAAAGCCTTGTTCTCACGCTTTTAGTTCCTCTAATCTTGGGAAAG GTTGCTCGAGAACTCTCAAAAG GTATAGCAGACTTTGTAGATGGAAACCGTAAGCTTTTGGCAGCGATCAGTGCAATTTTCCTTAGTTCT GCCCCTTGGATTCAAGTCAGCAGATCGAGGTCCCTTCTTTTGATGGTGAAGCCTGGAGTTTTCCTTGTAGCTGTTGTCCTGGGAGT GATTCTTCACCTCgccttattttcttttaatgCTTTGTTAATCCCGAGTCTTTCGCTTATAACTGGAGGTAGTAAGTCGCCTTTCACCAAGAAAGAGAATACAAGTGCTCTTCTATTAGTAGCCAGCCAG AAAACCTTGCCGGTGATGATAGCAGTTGTTGAGCAGCTTGGTGGTGCCTTAGGTGCATCTGGCTTACTAGTCCTTCCATGTGTGGCAGCCCACCTTAACCAG ATTATCATCGACTCCTTTATCGTGAGCCTCTGGAAACAAAAGGAGAGCTCATTTGAAAATGCCAAGATAGCATAG
- the LOC121764659 gene encoding uncharacterized protein LOC121764659 isoform X2: MKTLLCYVRFIKHLNCQMIRLNLNQRRIVNLLLKGTSDILASPTNLILSTNQSTGSKPEELGNLTSLINLQLGANHLEALVGLGYPVGYSSGYWNYCHQVHTSVVMIHRREI; this comes from the exons AT GAAAACTTTGTTATGCTATGTCCGATTCATAAAGCATCTCAACTGCCAAATGATACGCCTCAATTTGAATCAACGAAGAATAGTAAATCTTCTGCTGAAAG GTACGTCGGATATACTCGCTTCCCCGACAAATCTAATCCTTTCTACTAATCAGTCGACTG GTAGCAAACCAGAGGAACTTGGAAACCTCACTTCCCTCATAAATTTACAGCTTGGTGCAAATCACTTG GAGGCACTAGTTGGGTTGGGCTATCCTGTTGGCTATTCCAGTGGTTACTGGAATTATTGCCACcag GTTCACACATCGGTAGTTATGATACATCGGAGAGAGATTTAA
- the LOC121765701 gene encoding cell division control protein 48 homolog E-like: MSNKPESSDPNAKKDFSTAILERKKAANRLVVDEAINDDNSVVSLHPDTMEKLQIFRGDTILIKGKKRKDTICIALAEDTCEQPKIRMNKVVRNNLRVRLGDVVSVHLCPDVKYGKRVHILPVDDTIEGVTGNLFDAFLKPYFLEAYRPVRKGDLFLVRGGMRSVEFKVVETDPSEYCVVAPDTEIFCEGEPVKREDEDRLDEVGYDDVGGVRKQMAQIRELVELPLRHPQLFKSIGVKPPKGILLYGPPGSGKTLIARAVANETGAFFFCINGPEIMSKMAGESESNLRKAFEEAEKNAPSIIFIDEIDSIAPKREKTHGEVERRIVSQLLTLMDGLKARAHVIVMGATNRPNSIDPALRRFGRFDREIDIGVPDEVGRLEVLRIHTKNMKLAEDVDLERISKNTHGYVGADLAALCTEAALQCIREKMDVIDLEDDSIDAEILNSMAVSNEHFQTALGTSNPSALRETVVEVPNVSWEDIGGLENVKRELQETVQYPVEHPEKFEKFGMSPSKGVLFYGPPGCGKTLLAKAIANECQANFISVKGPELLTMWFGESEANVREIFDKARQSAPCVLFFDELDSIATQRGSSVGDAGGAADRVLNQLLTEMDGMNAKKTVFIIGATNRPDIIDPALLRPGRLDQLIYIPLPDEESRYQIFKSCLRKSPISKDIDLRALAKYTQGFSGADITEICQRAVKYAIRENIEKDIEREKRRGENPEAMEEDVEDEVAEIKPAHFEESMKFARRSVSDADIRKYQAFAQTLQQSRGFGAEFRFEEQSRSVSAGAADPFAAGSVAADDDDLYS, encoded by the exons ATGAGCAACAAACCAGAGTCCTCCGATCC CAATGCGAAGAAGGATTTTAGCACTGCGATTTTGGAGAGGAAAAAGGCGGCGAATCGGTTGGTGGTAGATGAGGCCATCAACGATGATAATTCTGTAGTTTCTCTTCACCCTGATACTATGGAGAAGCTCCAGATTTTCCGCGGTGACACAATCTTGATCAAG GGTAAGAAACGAAAAGATACCATCTGCATTGCCCTTGCTGAGGATACCTGCGAGCAACCAAAGATTCGGATGAATAAGGTTGTCCGGAACAATCTCAGAGTTAGACTTGGAGATGTAGTTTCTGTGCACTTATGTCCTGATGTGAAGTATGGGAAGCGAGTCCACATTCTCCCTGTGGATGACACCATTGAAGGGGTTACTGGCAACCTTTTTGATGCTTTTCTGAAAC CATATTTCCTAGAGGCATATCGGCCTGTGAGGAAAGGTGATTTGTTTCTTGTGAGGGGAGGAATGAGAAGCGTAGAGTTCAAGGTTGTCGAAACTGATCCTTCGGAATACTGTGTTGTTGCCCCTGATACGGAAATCTTTTGTGAGGGAGAGCCTGTAAAAAGGGAGGATGAGGATAGGTTGGATGAGGTTGGTTACGATGATGTTGGCGGTGTTCGTAAACAGATGGCTCAGATTCGTGAATTGGTAGAACTGCCGCTGAGGCACCCACAGCTTTTCAAGTCAATTGGAGTGAAGCCTCCGAAAGGAATTCTGCTTTATGGCCCTCCTGGATCCGGGAAAACCTTGATTGCCCGAGCTGTGGCCAATGAGACTGGTGCTTTCTTCTTCTGTATTAATGGACCAGAAATTATGTCAAAAATGGCAGGAGAAAGTGAAAGCAATCTCAGGAAGGCCTTTGAGGAAGCTGAGAAGAATGCACCTTCTATTATATTTATTGATGAAATCGACTCCATTGCTCCCAAGAGAGAGAAAACCCATGGAGAAGTAGAAAGGAGAATCGTATCCCAACTCCTGACGTTAATGGATGGACTCAAGGCTCGCGCTCATGTTATTGTGATGGGTGCTACTAACCGTCCCAACAGCATAGACCCTGCTCTGAGAAGGTTTGGGAGGTTTGATAGGGAAATAGACATAGGCGTTCCTGATGAAGTAGGGCGCCTTGAGGTTCTTCGTATCCACACAAAGAACATGAAACTTGCTGAAGAT GTTGATTTGGAAAGAATTTCCAAGAATACACATGGCTACGTTGGTGCCGATTTAGCTGCTTTGTGCACTGAGGCTGCCCTTCAATGCATTAGGGAAAAGATGGATGTTATCGACTTAGAAGACGACTCCATTGATGCCGAGATACTGAACTCCATGGCTGTCAGCAATGAGCACTTCCAGACTGCTCTTGGAACAAGCAACCCCTCTGCTCTGCGTGAAACG GTTGTTGAAGTGCCGAATGTTAGCTGGGAAGACATTGGAGGCCTTGAGAATGTCAAGCGGGAGCTACAAGAG ACTGTTCAATATCCGGTTGAGCATCCCGAGAAGTTTGAGAAATTTGGAATGTCACCCTCGAAAGGAGTTCTTTTCTATGGTCCTCCTGGATGTGGAAAAACTTTGCTAGCCAAGGCTATTGCGAACGAATGCCAGGCAAACTTCATCAGTGTCAAGGGGCCTGAACTGCTCACTATGTGGTTTGGAGAGAGTGAGGCCAATGTGAGAGAGATTTTCGACAAGGCTCGCCAGTCTGCTCCTTGCGTCTTATTTTTTGATGAATTGGACTCCATTGCTACTCAG AGAGGAAGCAGTGTAGGAGATGCTGGTGGCGCTGCTGATCGTGTGTTAAATCAACTCCTAACAGAAATGGACGGAATGAATGCTAAGAAGACTGTCTTCATCATTGGTGCCACCAACAGGCCCGACATCATCGATCCTGCCCTCCTCCGCCCTGGACGTCTTGATCAGCTCATCTACATACCTCTTCCTGATGAGGAATCGCGCTACCAAATCTTCAAGTCGTGTTTGAGAAAGTCGCCTATCTCCAAAGACATCGACCTAAGAGCCCTTGCTAAGTACACCCAAGGATTCAGTGGCGCTGATATCACTGAGATATGTCAGCGTGCAGTCAAGTATGCCATCAGAGAAAACATCGAAAAG GATATCGAGAGGGAGAAACGGAGAGGTGAGAACCCCGAGGCTATGGAGGAAGATGTCGAGGACGAGGTGGCAGAGATCAAACCTGCACACTTCGAGGAATCGATGAAGTTTGCTAGGAGGAGTGTGAGTGACGCCGACATACGCAAGTACCAGGCATTTGCTCAGACCCTGCAGCAGTCGAGGGGATTCGGAGCAGAATTCCGATTTGAGGAGCAGAGCAGGAGCGTCTCTGCAGGGGCTGCCGACCCTTTTGCAGCAGGCTCTGTTGCAGCTGATGACGATGATCTTTACAGTTAA
- the LOC121764377 gene encoding ribosome biogenesis regulatory protein homolog: MAISFLLGFGVYAVSPPPPTSALQHPPSPLSLSHTNRVTEMEEAQYEIDLGNLTAFDQHHQFASPPTSREEIVKETIEQATKLVQAVADALFNLPSTEDPDGPLVKLPPPTAKFPREKPLPKPRPPTQWEVFAQQKGIQKRKKEKMAYDEQTGTWKRLHGYDRVNDDNDIPIIDAKATDEPGTDPFAERRKEKKSRVDKQEGNRLKNLKNAQKAGALPSHIQLAATALPITGTQSQPKKVSKDVLQNVAGMAATATASGGKFDKKLPGEKPLKHEKKYRKYLPAVEGSGMGTIEKQQTENVLNRLMSKHSHQILNVEKAVNMYNVKREKHQRRQGGQSSNSGKFKANKKSFKKTSNKGHSSSSKGKSK; encoded by the exons ATGGCA ATCTCATTCCTTCTGGGTTTTGGGGTTTATGCCGTTTCACCACCTCCTCCTACCTCTGCCCTCCAGCATCCTCCTTCCCCcctttctctctcacacacaaacAGAGTGACTGAAATGGAGGAAGCACAGTATGAAATCGATTTGGGCAACCTTACGGCCTTTGATCAGCATCATCAATTCGCGTCTCCCCCAACCTccag GGAGGAGATTGTAAAGGAAACAATTGAACAGGCCACCAAATTGGTTCAAGCAGTTGCAGATGCTCTTTTCAATTTGCCTTCGACGGAGGATCCTGACGGCCCCCTTGTCAAGTTGCCACCACCTACTGCCAAATTTCCCAGAGAAAAACCT cTTCCGAAGCCTAGACCTCCTACACAGTGGGAAGTGTTTGCCCAACAGAAAG GTATTCAAAAGCggaagaaagagaaaatggCCTATGATGAGCAAACCGGTACCTGGAAGAGGCTCCATGGTTATGATCGTGTTAATGATGACAATGATATACCAATCATTGACGCCAAGGCTACTGATG AACCTGGAACCGATCCTTTTGCTGAGAGACGTAAAGAGAAGAAAAGCAGAGTTGACAAACAGGAGGGTAATCGATTGAAGAACCTGAAAAATGCTCAGAAAGCAGGTGCCTTGCCAAG TCATATTCAACTTGCTGCGACCGCCTTACCTATAACAGGAACGCAATCACAGCCTAAGAAAGTTAGCAAAGATGTGTTACAAAATGTCGCTGGCATGGCAGCAACTGCAACAGCGAGCGGTGGGAAATTTGACAAGAAATTGCCAGGGGAAAAGCCTCTGAAGCATGAAAAGAAATATAGGAAG TACCTACCTGCTGTGGAAGGATCAGGAATGGGAACCATCGAAAAACAGCAGACTGAGAATGTCTTGAACAGGTTGATGTCCAAGCACTCTCACCAGATACTCAACGTAGAAAAG GCTGTGAACATGTACAACGTGAAAAGAGAGAAGCACCAAAGGAGACAAGGTGGGCAATCGTCAAACTCAGGCAAGTTTAAGGCGAACAAGAAATCTTTCAAGAAAACGTCGAATAAAGGCCACTCTTCCTCAAGTAAAGGAAAATCAAAATGA
- the LOC121765332 gene encoding probable sodium/metabolite cotransporter BASS4, chloroplastic isoform X3: protein MARALQALIPNHPVTGIPYFRYLSQISSHDLPPFPHRKANVAPLLWELRSVHRIRSIRASAKSLEGNEEGEGEKRLPEVASPNWTKSLAKIASDNFLPLALICGVLLGLANPGPGCLADKLCVSKISTFGIFVISGLTLRSDEIGAATEAWPVGLFGLASILFFTPLFSKIILMLNLQPQEFVTGLAIFCCMPTTLSSGVALTRVLFDKTQLAGGNSALALAMTLVSNLLGILIIPYAISKLIATGVGVAIPTEKLLKSLVLTLLVPLILGKVARELSKGIADFVDGNRKLLAAISAIFLSSAPWIQVSRSRSLLLMVKPGVFLVAVVLGVPSCRTAILEGLGRYYDEDRTERSSITQFL from the exons ATGGCGCGAGCACTCCAAGCCCTTATCCCCAATCATCCGGTCACAGGAATTCCATATTTCCGGTATCTGAGTCAGATTTCCTCCCATGATTTGCCCCCCTTTCCCCATCGCAAGGCCAATGTAGCACCTCTTCTTTGGGAGCTCCGTTCAGTTCACAGAATCCGCAGTATTAGAGCAAGTGCCAAGTCCCTTGAG GGAAatgaagaaggagaaggagaaaagCGGCTTCCAGAAGTTGCGAGTCCAAATTGGACCAAATCATTAGCTAAGATTGCTTCTGATAATTTCCTACCTTTAG CTCTTATATGTGGAGTATTATTGGGACTTGCAAATCCTGGCCCCGGTTGTCTTGCTGATAAACTTTGTGTGTCAAAAATTAGTACTTTTGGGATATTTGTAATTTCAG GACTGACGCTGCGCAGTGATGAAATTGGCGCTGCTACTGAAGCATGGCCAGTTGGACTGTTTGGGCTG gcttcaattttattttttactcccttGTTCTCGAAGATCATATTGATGCTCAATCTCCAGCCACAGGAATTTGTTACAG GACTTGCTATATTTTGCTGTATGCCTACAACTCTATCTAGTGGAGTGGCTTTGACACGG GTTTTATTTGACAAAACACAGCTAGCTGGAGGGAACTCTGCTCTTGCACTTGCGATGACCTTGGTATCAAATCTATTGGGAATTCTAATT ATACCTTATGCTATCTCAAAACTCATAGCTACGGGAGTTGGGGTAGCTATTCCAACTGAAAAGTTGTTAAAAAGCCTTGTTCTCACGCTTTTAGTTCCTCTAATCTTGGGAAAG GTTGCTCGAGAACTCTCAAAAG GTATAGCAGACTTTGTAGATGGAAACCGTAAGCTTTTGGCAGCGATCAGTGCAATTTTCCTTAGTTCT GCCCCTTGGATTCAAGTCAGCAGATCGAGGTCCCTTCTTTTGATGGTGAAGCCTGGAGTTTTCCTTGTAGCTGTTGTCCTGGGAGT GCCATCTTGTAGAACTGCAATTCTGGAAGGCTTAGGTCGTTATTATGACGAGGATCGAACTGAGAGATCAAGCATTACACAATTTCTATAA
- the LOC121765332 gene encoding probable sodium/metabolite cotransporter BASS4, chloroplastic isoform X1, whose product MARALQALIPNHPVTGIPYFRYLSQISSHDLPPFPHRKANVAPLLWELRSVHRIRSIRASAKSLEGNEEGEGEKRLPEVASPNWTKSLAKIASDNFLPLALICGVLLGLANPGPGCLADKLCVSKISTFGIFVISGLTLRSDEIGAATEAWPVGLFGLASILFFTPLFSKIILMLNLQPQEFVTGLAIFCCMPTTLSSGVALTRVLFDKTQLAGGNSALALAMTLVSNLLGILIIPYAISKLIATGVGVAIPTEKLLKSLVLTLLVPLILGKVARELSKGIADFVDGNRKLLAAISAIFLSSAPWIQVSRSRSLLLMVKPGVFLVAVVLGVILHLALFSFNALLIPSLSLITGGSKSPFTKKENTSALLLVASQKTLPVMIAVVEQLGGALGASGLLVLPCVAAHLNQIIIDSFIVSLWKQKESSFENAKIA is encoded by the exons ATGGCGCGAGCACTCCAAGCCCTTATCCCCAATCATCCGGTCACAGGAATTCCATATTTCCGGTATCTGAGTCAGATTTCCTCCCATGATTTGCCCCCCTTTCCCCATCGCAAGGCCAATGTAGCACCTCTTCTTTGGGAGCTCCGTTCAGTTCACAGAATCCGCAGTATTAGAGCAAGTGCCAAGTCCCTTGAG GGAAatgaagaaggagaaggagaaaagCGGCTTCCAGAAGTTGCGAGTCCAAATTGGACCAAATCATTAGCTAAGATTGCTTCTGATAATTTCCTACCTTTAG CTCTTATATGTGGAGTATTATTGGGACTTGCAAATCCTGGCCCCGGTTGTCTTGCTGATAAACTTTGTGTGTCAAAAATTAGTACTTTTGGGATATTTGTAATTTCAG GACTGACGCTGCGCAGTGATGAAATTGGCGCTGCTACTGAAGCATGGCCAGTTGGACTGTTTGGGCTG gcttcaattttattttttactcccttGTTCTCGAAGATCATATTGATGCTCAATCTCCAGCCACAGGAATTTGTTACAG GACTTGCTATATTTTGCTGTATGCCTACAACTCTATCTAGTGGAGTGGCTTTGACACGG GTTTTATTTGACAAAACACAGCTAGCTGGAGGGAACTCTGCTCTTGCACTTGCGATGACCTTGGTATCAAATCTATTGGGAATTCTAATT ATACCTTATGCTATCTCAAAACTCATAGCTACGGGAGTTGGGGTAGCTATTCCAACTGAAAAGTTGTTAAAAAGCCTTGTTCTCACGCTTTTAGTTCCTCTAATCTTGGGAAAG GTTGCTCGAGAACTCTCAAAAG GTATAGCAGACTTTGTAGATGGAAACCGTAAGCTTTTGGCAGCGATCAGTGCAATTTTCCTTAGTTCT GCCCCTTGGATTCAAGTCAGCAGATCGAGGTCCCTTCTTTTGATGGTGAAGCCTGGAGTTTTCCTTGTAGCTGTTGTCCTGGGAGT GATTCTTCACCTCgccttattttcttttaatgCTTTGTTAATCCCGAGTCTTTCGCTTATAACTGGAGGTAGTAAGTCGCCTTTCACCAAGAAAGAGAATACAAGTGCTCTTCTATTAGTAGCCAGCCAG AAAACCTTGCCGGTGATGATAGCAGTTGTTGAGCAGCTTGGTGGTGCCTTAGGTGCATCTGGCTTACTAGTCCTTCCATGTGTGGCAGCCCACCTTAACCAG ATTATCATCGACTCCTTTATCGTGAGCCTCTGGAAACAAAAGGAGAGCTCATTTGAAAATGCCAAGATAGCATAG
- the LOC121764659 gene encoding uncharacterized protein LOC121764659 isoform X1 — MLCPIHKASQLPNDTPQFESTKNSKSSAERKSYIHQDKVKTIISNNLTGTSDILASPTNLILSTNQSTGSKPEELGNLTSLINLQLGANHLEALVGLGYPVGYSSGYWNYCHQVHTSVVMIHRREI; from the exons ATGCTATGTCCGATTCATAAAGCATCTCAACTGCCAAATGATACGCCTCAATTTGAATCAACGAAGAATAGTAAATCTTCTGCTGAAAG AAAATCTTATATCCATCAAGATAAAGTGAAAACCATTATATCTAATAACTTGACAGGTACGTCGGATATACTCGCTTCCCCGACAAATCTAATCCTTTCTACTAATCAGTCGACTG GTAGCAAACCAGAGGAACTTGGAAACCTCACTTCCCTCATAAATTTACAGCTTGGTGCAAATCACTTG GAGGCACTAGTTGGGTTGGGCTATCCTGTTGGCTATTCCAGTGGTTACTGGAATTATTGCCACcag GTTCACACATCGGTAGTTATGATACATCGGAGAGAGATTTAA